In a genomic window of Penaeus chinensis breed Huanghai No. 1 chromosome 30, ASM1920278v2, whole genome shotgun sequence:
- the LOC125041350 gene encoding protein jim lovell-like isoform X8 yields the protein MVVRSRMGEGMLSLSWNNHSSTFCHMLSSLREKERYTDVTVTCEGKFYPVHKLVLSTCSDYFMKMFERTPCKHPIIVLKDIHCKEIEALLSYMYDGVVSVAQNDLSQLIKAAELLQIKGLAVPDEPPSSSRKAQNARNSADGRISPNPKRHKRDQGEVQNIFQSSPKSPFHQEKDQTQDASLSPRLPNKSEQAGDKDKTMASEGQKYQACPRQEQVEDAYHNQEISLHDNQGVEQHHIIKDSPNSDSEIMVDETLIKEEILDSSNESDIPDPALDYNSLGPDLGPDSGGGMEDNMNLDLAASFDHSDGHAYDSEAGPSGLQGWSVLNESGQGSAQDYCTEMNQDVSLVGQYRPLPQEQQQQHDLSSAMITPSGCMEIFYLLKKNLF from the exons GTAGTAAGATccaggatgggagaggggatgtTATCACTCTCTTGGAACAACCATAGTTCTACTTTTTGCCACATGTTGTCCTCTTTACGGGAAAAG GAAAGATATACAGATGTTACTGTGACCTGTGAAGGGAAATTCTACCCAGTACATAAACTTGTTCTTTCAACATGTAGTGACTATTTCATGAAAATGTTTGAACGAACACCTTGCAAACACCCAATTATTGTGCTTAAAGATATTCATTGTAAAGAAATAGAAGCTCTCCTCAGTTATATGTATGATGGAGTTGTGAGTGTGGCACAGAATGATTTGTCACAGCTTATAAAAGCAGCAGAACTATTGCAAATAAAAGGCTTAGCAGTACCTGATGAACCTCCCTCCTCAAGCAGAAAAGCTCAGAATGCAAGGAATTCAGCAGATGGTAGAATAAGCCCAAATCCCAAACGCCACAAACGAGATCAAGGGGAGGTGCAAAATATATTTCAATCCTCCCCAAAATCACCTTTCCATCAAGAAAAAGACCAGACACAAGATGCTTCACTGTCACCAAGACTACCAAATAAGTCAGAACAAGCTGGAGACAAAGATAAAACCATGGCAAGTGAAGGACAAAAATATCAAGCGTGCCCAAGACAAGAACAGGTTGAGGATGCATATCATAACCAAGAGATAAGCCTGCATGATAACCAGGGGGTGGAGCAACACCACATTATTAAGGATTCTCCTAATTCAGATTCCGAG ATCATGGTTGATGAGACTTTGATTAAGGAAGAAATTTTGGATAGTAGTAATGAGAGTGATATCCCAGACCCAGCCCTTGACTACAATAGTTTAGGTCCAGATTTAGGGCCTGATAGTGGAGGAGGCATGGAGGATAATATGAATCTGGATTTAGCAGCATCTTTTGACCACTCAGATGGACATGCCTATGATTCTGAAGCAGGACCTTCAGGATTGCAGGGG TGGTCAGTACTTAATGAGTCTGGGCAAGGGTCAGCACAGGATTATTGTACTGAGATGAACCAAGATGTGTCTTTAGTAGGCCAGTACAGGCCTCTTCCGCaggagcagcaacaacagcatgaCCTG TCCAGTGCAATGATAACTCCAAGTGGCTGTATGGAAATTTTTTACTTGTTAAAGAAAAACCTGTTCTGA
- the LOC125041350 gene encoding protein jim lovell-like isoform X9 produces the protein MVVRSRMGEGMLSLSWNNHSSTFCHMLSSLREKERYTDVTVTCEGKFYPVHKLVLSTCSDYFMKMFERTPCKHPIIVLKDIHCKEIEALLSYMYDGVVSVAQNDLSQLIKAAELLQIKGLAVPDEPPSSSRKAQNARNSADGRISPNPKRHKRDQGEVQNIFQSSPKSPFHQEKDQTQDASLSPRLPNKSEQAGDKDKTMASEGQKYQACPRQEQVEDAYHNQEISLHDNQGVEQHHIIKDSPNSDSEIMVDETLIKEEILDSSNESDIPDPALDYNSLGPDLGPDSGGGMEDNMNLDLAASFDHSDGHAYDSEAGPSGLQGDGSHQVCSQVLAHWTAGSPRFLCAYTVHVYLSRRIWNREQNLEPRTAFSDPPDEDNQQQQQT, from the exons GTAGTAAGATccaggatgggagaggggatgtTATCACTCTCTTGGAACAACCATAGTTCTACTTTTTGCCACATGTTGTCCTCTTTACGGGAAAAG GAAAGATATACAGATGTTACTGTGACCTGTGAAGGGAAATTCTACCCAGTACATAAACTTGTTCTTTCAACATGTAGTGACTATTTCATGAAAATGTTTGAACGAACACCTTGCAAACACCCAATTATTGTGCTTAAAGATATTCATTGTAAAGAAATAGAAGCTCTCCTCAGTTATATGTATGATGGAGTTGTGAGTGTGGCACAGAATGATTTGTCACAGCTTATAAAAGCAGCAGAACTATTGCAAATAAAAGGCTTAGCAGTACCTGATGAACCTCCCTCCTCAAGCAGAAAAGCTCAGAATGCAAGGAATTCAGCAGATGGTAGAATAAGCCCAAATCCCAAACGCCACAAACGAGATCAAGGGGAGGTGCAAAATATATTTCAATCCTCCCCAAAATCACCTTTCCATCAAGAAAAAGACCAGACACAAGATGCTTCACTGTCACCAAGACTACCAAATAAGTCAGAACAAGCTGGAGACAAAGATAAAACCATGGCAAGTGAAGGACAAAAATATCAAGCGTGCCCAAGACAAGAACAGGTTGAGGATGCATATCATAACCAAGAGATAAGCCTGCATGATAACCAGGGGGTGGAGCAACACCACATTATTAAGGATTCTCCTAATTCAGATTCCGAG ATCATGGTTGATGAGACTTTGATTAAGGAAGAAATTTTGGATAGTAGTAATGAGAGTGATATCCCAGACCCAGCCCTTGACTACAATAGTTTAGGTCCAGATTTAGGGCCTGATAGTGGAGGAGGCATGGAGGATAATATGAATCTGGATTTAGCAGCATCTTTTGACCACTCAGATGGACATGCCTATGATTCTGAAGCAGGACCTTCAGGATTGCAGGGG GATGGGTCACACCAGGTCTGCAGCCAAGTcctcgctcattggacagcgggctcccctcgtttccTGTGCGCTTACACAGTGCAtgtgtacttaagccgcagaatcTGGAACCGAGAACAGAATCTGGAACCGAGAACAGCATTCTCTGATCCTCCAGACGAAGacaaccagcagcagcagcaaacatAG